The segment TAGGTGTACAAATTATAGGTACATCAAGGGCTTTAGATACGTGCTCCCTAGTTATTGTAAACGGTACACCACGTATGGACGATGCCACCTTGTGACCACCAAGATCCTCATGCACCGATAGATTCGaatagaattctctaatcaaGTCAGCTGGAGGGGGTTGTATGTTTGTACATAGGGACAGCCAATGCCTAGACTGTAGATTCTCACGAACAAAAGGATGCAGCTCCTGTAAATTGATTTGCCTTTCTCCCCAAATACGCCTACGCTTAATCAAGGTTTCAAAGGTTTGCTCATTTTCTGGCGTGAGGAACCTTAATTGATCAAACACCACTTCAGGTTCGGATGCAGCTTTGCATTTTCCCCTCTTAGTCCTCTTCGGACCCATAACTAATCGATGGTCAGTAGTGCAAACACGATCAGCTGACACAAAAACAGAACCAAAATGAAGTTTGAAGCagagaacaaaaattgaagagtaACCAGCTACCATGTGTAGAAAATCATGCACACAATATACTGTCTAGAGCAGTTTACAACAACACAATGAAAACCAAATATTCTTATTCACGGGTTGTTTAGTTGGTGCAATAATTGTAATGCATTTTGGTCCGAGTCAATAATTTGAAGTTAGAGACCTAGAGTATATAACAGAAGTCTTATCATATAGGAAACATACAAGTGGATTTAGGAACTGACATATATCATACCATCGTAGCTACATGTAGTAAGTTTCACCAGCTTctacaaaaaacagaaaataaattgcacAATGTACAGTTCAGACATACAACCAGCATATATCTATACCACACACATATGGAGCCACTGGCAAGTTCATTTTGTGGAAGGAAGACAACCTATGACATAGGCAACCTTACTAACAACAATGCATTTGACTAGGCaaacacccaatttcatcacaatcTTCATAGACATAGACATAGAAGTGTGAAGcatcaaaatgcaaaatttgagaataatgCACCAACAATGTGTAATTTCAAAGACAGCAACCGTTAAAAGAGTCTTACTATGTAAAATCCTCGACGAATTTGCGCGGGAAATTGTGGGTTCTAGCCGGATGAAGCGAGAGCAATCGAAGATGTAATTTCGGACAGCTGCAAGTTCTGCAGAACTGGGGAAGAGTTAATAAAAATGGGTAATAGAGTGTAATGTCCATATAACTCGATATTACTATAATCGAGTTAAATGCAATCAAATTTTCAGCACAAGGGCTTCCACATAAACCGACTGTCCgtaaatcgagttatgtgtagCACAAATAACAAGAATCCAGTTAATGGTGGAACGGCTTTCTCATAACTCGATGTTACAGAAAACGAGTTAATTTCAAATAACTCGATTATACAGAACTCGAGTTATTTTTATGGGCCCCCAGgtatttggactggtccagatgcGGTCCAAGACGAATCGAAGTTTAAAGGTAGGCCTGCGACAATACTCGATTCTACTTGAATCGAGTTCTGTGCAGTGGACACTCACAAGAAATCAAATTCCTCGAGATTTGgaaaatcgagttacattgTACACATGCACCCACCCAGCCCatatatttggactggtccagatgcagtccaagaggaatccaaCTGTATATGGCTACCTCGCACAAAACCGAACAAATAACATAGTACTCTGTTATTTGCAGTAGAATATCTCAAGAATGCAATTTCTGTGTGTAATGGCTTGCATATAAATGGCGACATCATAAAGCGAGTTATTTGCAGAGTTACTCAATTTTGTAGAACTTGAGTTCTTTTCACTGGTCTCCCTTAATCTTCCTGTTAGGTGTAATCATTTGTCAACATTAATTGACAATAACAAGTAGTCTTCTAATACATGTTCCAAAAATCATGCGGAgcctttttattaaatattttttatttacttattttttagtgGTATGATTCTCAATAAAATGTAAGTTTCAcactttttatgaaaatttcagCAAGAAAATGGATTTAGAAATAATCCAGACTCATGATTTCTTATGACAATGATAGAATTACTTGCATTTCTACCGTGTGGATGACCCACTTTCATAAGCAGTTAATGGCAGCAGTTATGATAGGAGTTTGACAGATGTTGTTTGCAGGTTTGTTTAGTTCAAAGATGatgtttttctataaattttggtgttttgaatGCTTCCGTGTATCCTaaatctctctccttttttattttccccttaTATTCATCCTTGCGTTTGCAACACTACTGTTCTTTTGAAGGGCtactgcaacaaaaaaaaaaaaaaatatcatccattttgtgtagatttgatttcaatataatttaattatcttatccagaagcatgagtatggtctctcgaattttaatgtttttgtacATTACGGGAACTTGGCATTGGAATAGTTCCATACAGTCCTCTTGTGGTTTTTTAGCTGGCAAAGGAGCCGTGGAAAATTTGGCTGCAAATAGCGTATTGGTACATATTTCACCAGTATTTTGTGTTATTCATTTGTATATTAGCAAAGATTTTTCAGGAAacaatgatatttttctttgagCAACGAttcatcaagttttttttttttttttttttgagaaagaagctgacttattttattaacttgaaacaattacaTCCAAATCTAAAATCGAAACAATATGCGATGGGACATCTTCTATCCATACTTGAAAATCTGATATGCGTAATGCATTTTTCGGCAGACTATGAGCAACCCTATTGTCGTTTCTCTTAACATGAGAATACAACAATCGTTCAAAACTATTAGCAACCCTTTTCACATCATCTACCAGTAGACCTATTGGAGATAGGCTACACTCTGTTGACTTCAAACCTTTAATCTGACCGAGAGAATCTCCTTCGAGAGTAGCTCTTTGAAAACCCAACTCACGCGCAAATGTCACTGCCTTCAGAGCAGCCAGCGCCTCAACCTCATCAGGCTTGTAAGCTTGATGAATTTTTTCTGAACAAGAAGCCATCACAACTCCATTATTATCCCGAATTACCACTATTGCCGCCACTTGAAATTGATTTCCCTTGGAATATTTTTTCAAGGCATTAATTGGATTAACTCCAATTGTACATGCTAGCTGGCTGGTAGACTCCAAATTGGGTGTAACAATTCTTGCCAATAATAActcttcattattatttatatttgccAAAAACGTATCCGCCTGTAATACCTCCACCGAAATAGAAGGTGTATTAATTGAGTTGGACTTATTGCTAATTGGCGTGGACTTTGGCAGCACTAAATCCTCAATAATTGCAGACACTGAAGCCCAATCCAGCTGCGTGGCTGAGGGCAGCATTAATCCGGGCGTTACTCCAGGAGTTGTAACTGAAGTAACGTTCCTCCAACTTCATCTATAACATTTGAAAAATTGCTACcaagtgaaattttgaaaatttagcttTCAAGCTTTTCAAGTTGCCACATTATATTGATTGACACAATTGATGGATTAACTTCTCACTTATtttataaacatctaaatttgCAAACATCTATAATAATGACTACAAATTATTGCACATGGTGTTATTGTATTAAAGTGTTACAATATATACAAAACATACAACAATGTCATCTGAAAAGAACAAAATCCTATAGCAATAACAATGTTGAcccccctaaaataaaatccaagagTCGCCATgcaaaaaaggccaaaatccaaacaaaaccgtagaaaaaaatacagcatcacattcattttaaaatacatatgaaagttcatcatagtaattaaaaatttcccAAGAGTGAAACTCTAAACATCACAAAAGTACCCAATCAATAAACTTGCAAACTGGGATGAACAAAATAGGGATGAATAGTAAAGTTGCAACATTAGAAAAAACACACTCTAAACATCACATAATATTATCATCACTTTGCATCCACCCTAACCACTTAGTCTTGGCACTTGAAAATGTGGACGTTGAACACAACACCGTCCCTCATAATCAGCTCAAATACGCAAACATCTCCTACTTGCAAACTATTTTCCCTCACAAACGCAGACCAACCAGCTGATACGACACATGATGAACCCCCACTTCGTTCATAAATGTATAGCTTCACAGGCCATACTCGGTCCACAATCTGGAGCTTGACAGGGAGTATACTTGCTTTGGTGTAGTCCTTGGTAAACCCGTCTCTTGGTAAGTAGTTGATAATGTGTTGGGGTAAACTCTGTACAAGGAACAATAATagatatttaacaaatatattcCAGCAACAAGTATCTAATTGATCTACATCTTTTCacctaaaaacacaaataagaaaaaatcattACCAACAAAATGTCCAGCCACAAGTATCTAGTGTGACAATCTTTCTAATTGATCTATGAAAAATGACAGTTAATGGGAGTTGCAtttctaaattacaaaaatattccattttacTGAAGCTAAAAGCTTACCGCACGATCCTTGCCATTAATGTAGGATGGACGCATGGTAACAGTGAAAAGGGGATTTTCTGATTTAAAAGCATTGGCTATAACAAGATTTTTAGCTACACCACCGTCTTTCTTAGGATGGGCTGATCCtgaaagaagttgaaaatacGAAGTCATGCACATAAAATTAATAGAGCAGAAGCTAAACAAATCAAGCAGTTGCTTACAAAAGTGTAACATTCAAACCTGAACCCTCTCCCCTATAAAAGTGTTTGATGATTTCAACAGAGCTGTCATCACTCTCATCATCTTCGATCCTATGATGTACATGTTGTTCGTCGTCTAAAGTATAGTCTATTTCTGTTGCAGTGGCATCAAATATGAGTACATGAAACtgtgaatttccttcatatttgaaAACCAGCAAGTGCCCCACGGCTACACCATGAGAGCTTGCAAATTCGGACCAACCATTTTGAAACCAAACCCCCCCAGCATGTTGTGCCAACTTGACTTTCCATTTTCTACCATTTGGAATAGTGAGAAAGGCCATATCTAACAGGTCCACTCCAAATTTCTGCACGAACTTATCTGGAATCCGCTGTAAAAAGAATCTCCATAACATAAATGCAGGCTAGGGAAATAAACACATGCAATCAATCCTTATACACAATgctagaaaataaaagtttgaatgACCCTCTTATACTTCTTAGTTACagccccccacccccacacaaaaaagaaaagaaaatcaaacaaaataaaatgtaatcctGCAACATTGACGTTATATTTAATAGCTATAACAGTAACAACTCTTATGAATTTTGAAACCAATTTATACAACCTAATCTtataaccaaaataaccatcAACCTCTACACTTTTACATTTCTCTGTTGTTgttgaaatgtaaaaaattttggggaaatgTTGTACATTTGACAGGTCCACTGCAAAAGAATATATCTTAAACtgtgaatttccttcatatttttCCTCAATCTCTACCATGCGCTTATATCCCTGTTccattttttgttcatatctaCTTGTACGATGCAAAAGTACTCTGTTATGTGACTGTGTTCTTCTTAAAGTGTAACCTACGTATTGCAAAATGAAAGTTTTTCTGACTACATGTAACAAATGTACATATTTCAACAATCACAAATAAAGAAGATGAAGTGTTCGAAGTGTATTAGCATATGATTTTCAGACAATGAtagaatttataaatttgagCATACTTACAAGCTTTCCTTCCTGAACAGCATTCTGCAGAATAATCTTGAAAAAGTGTGGGGACCGATCAGCAGGACCATCGTCGTTGTCTCTCCTCCATTGAGAAGCCATTGTTCTGGTTCTCCAAACTTTCGCTGAGAAGAAGTTGAACAGTTGCTGCTTCGTACGTTTGAGCACTAAATAGTGGGTTGGTCATACACATAACCCGACTATTcagaaatcgagttatgtgtagTGGGACTAAAAGGAGTCCATGCTGTGCGCAGTGTATCTCAGAGGAATCCATGTTGTGTGTGGTGGTTTGGAAGTCCATTTGAAGTAACTCGATATCCTGAACATCAGGTTAAAGTAGAATTACTCGATACCCtagaaatcgagttatgtggGACTAACTCGCTTATAAAGAAATCGAGTTAAATTACATGGGAAATTGGGAATAACTCGGCAACAATTGTAGACAACggtcttcaacgtatctcgattCTACATATATCGAGTTCCTCTCAACAGAACTCGGTAACCACTAAATCGAGTTACGTTGACTGGGCTTCCTGAGCCAGCCCAGATTagttggactggtccagaggcagtccaagaggaatctaagtggaGACAACGGCcttcaacgtatctcgatgCTATATAGATCGAGTTACTCTCAACATAACTCGGTTACGACgaaatcgagttaagttgactgggcttcctgcaccagcccagatatttggactggtccagaggcagtccaagaggaatctaagtggagacaacggtcttcaacgtatctcgattCTATATATATCGAGTTACTCTCAACATAACTCGGTAAGGatgaaatcgagttaagttCACTGGGCTTCCAGCccagatatttggactggtgccagaggcagtccaagaggaatctaagtggaGACAACGGCcttcaacgtatctcgattCTATATATATCGAGTTACTCTCAACATAACTCGGTAAGGGTGAAATCGAGTTAAGTTCACTGGGCTTCCAGCccagatatttggactggtGCCAGAGGCAGGCCTAGAGGAATCTCCAACGTAACTCGGTACCCTATAAATCGAGGTACGTTGAAGGTAACTCGGATATCCAGATATCGAGTAACTCAGATACTTGACAATTGAGAGTGGATACAGTCGTAGGGGGTTGAAAATGGACTGCAACGTAACTCGTTAtctagaaaatcgagttttattTAGTATAACCTTtctacttgtagttttgcttgcTACTTGCACTGTTCACACGCATTCAGTAACGTGCTTATTCATGGTTAAAGTGGACCTGCTGACAACCATGCTGTGAACAACAAGTCATCCATACAAATCATAACCAACCACATCCATCAGTAACATTCCCCCATTTGCATTACGCGAATGAAAAAATCATCCATATATACAAGCTTATTTGTAAGTAAAGAGCCTCTAAAGCTTTAATCAGTTgatgtacaaaaataaaaagttccatTTCTGCATTTTAAACAGTCATAGCAATTGTAAGTTGAAACTTGGACAGCATCCGCCAACAATGGTTTTAGGCAAACATGGAGTCATAGCATTTGAGTGACaccttctttttgttcttttcagaAGTTGCCTCCTTTCTGAGGAGTAGCCAACACAGAAATTAGTATACAACCCATGGTAATCAATAAATTGAATTGACAAATATAGAAGAGCATTCAAGCTTGCCTGCTTAAATGAGGAGCATCTACAGTTACACCTTGCGGATTGAATACAAATCTGCAGCAAAACATATACAGTTAGGGAAATAGAGACCTCATGAATACTAGAATATGTACACCACAAACAATAAGATTGAAAGAATACTACAAATTACTGCCCACATCTTAATTATAACTCATATAATGTAATATCTAAACATGTAAAGAAGAATAACTTATGATACCCCCTTGTTACTAAGATTTGTAATTCTTACCTGCTACATAGCACCATGGCTTGTTGAAGCCACATTTCGAGTTGGACATGTACGACGGTTATGACCCTCTTGGCGACACAACCCACACTTCAACTTTGGTCCATTCTCAATCCACAATGAGGTTGGCAACTCCCTATCCTCGTCATCCATCTCATTGCGGATTCTCGTGGACTTGGGCCGACCTTTTTCACGGATCAACCGCTGGTTTGGCATTACGGTTCTCCTTTCTGCTGGCTCCGGCCATTCTAACCTATCTTTTAGTGGTTGGAATATAGGCTCATAGCTGTGATAGCGTTCTTCAAGGCGGTAGAAATGATCCATATACTCAGTGGCATCATGGTTGTGTTTGGCACAAACTGCTATCAAGTGGGAACAAGGGATCTTGTTTGCTTCCCATTTGCCGCACGTGCATGTCATGTCTATGAGGGAAACCCTATGGGTGTGATCTCCCCCGCCAGTGTTCAACAGTGAAGACTGTGTCTCCACTGTATATAACCGTTGTTGCGCACTCATCCTTCTAACAATATGGAGCTTCGCCTTCTCTTGATTTTCCTCGAACTTGTCATAGGCATATTTGCACCACACTTGCCCCTCTTCCAACTTCTCTAGGGTTTTGTTTCGACGTTCGTCAAAGTATGAGTTCACCTTGTAAAATGTAAACTTCACCATTGCAGTTATGGGCAAGCTACGTGCGCCCTTAAGTACCCCATTGAAGCACTCTGACaggttggttgtcattgccccataTCGGTGCCCATGGTCGTGTACAAGTGTCCACTTTTCTTGATTTACCTCCTTAAGATAGTCGTACGCAGCCGGGTTGACATTCTTGATGCAATCCATGGTGTTCTCAAACTTCCTAACTTGATTCGCAGTTGCTGCGTTCCATACCAAGTTCTTCAAGGCCACACTATTGAAGTTAGTGTTAACATTGCTTACTAAATGGCGGAGGCAATACCGGTGATGGGTTAAGGGCGGTTGCAAGTAGCCCCTAGTGGTGTCATCGAAGCATGATTGTATCCCACGATGCCTGTCGGATATTATACACAAATTGGTGCGGTCTGTAACATAGGTCAACAGGCATGCCAAGAACCATCCCCATGTCTCCGTGCTCTCGCTTTCGACAACGGCAAATGCGAGTGGATAAACCTCGTTGTTACCATCTGTTGCCATTGCTATCAACAGCTTTCCTTTGTACTTGCCATAAAGGTGCGTTGCATCTATGCTTATCACCGGCCTGCAATGCCTAAACCCTCTAATACACGGACCGAAAGCCCAAAACGCGGAGTTGAATATACAAGTCCCCGGGACATTGGGGTCACACTTTAGTGTGGTCACAGTATCCGGATCTGCATCAGACAATGCAGCTAGAAATCGTGGCAATTCTGCGTACGACTCGTCAAAATCCCCGTAAATACGTGCAACTGCCTTCTGTTTGGCTTCCCAAACCTTGTACATAGTTACATCATGCCCATGCCTTGCATGCAACATACTACGCAAGTCCCTTACCTTTCGGGTTAGGTCTTCCCGTACATACTTCTCAAGTGCAATGGAGATGAACTTTGAATCCATCATCCGCCCATCAGTTGGTAGCTGGAGGGATGAGCAACTATGGGGACCCTTACATGTACTGATAACCCACATCCCGTGCTTCTTGCTGCAATTGGCCCGAATTGACCACAGACATGCCTCATTCTTACACCGCACTACCAGCCTATTGGTGTCAGACTTGATGACCTTGTATTGCTTGTTATGCTCCACAGAGTAGAGGGTCAACACATATTGAACAGAGGCTTTATTCTTGAATAGCATCCCCCTTGCTGGGTGGTCATCTTTATGCCAACTTGTAAGATGTCCTGTACCCAATGCAGGTGATGGGTCATTAATATTGTCCCATGTGTTTGATGTGAACCATTCTGGGATAGGAACTATTGTAAGGCAATCTTCCTCGTTATTTTCAATCAGTGGTACATCTAAGACCTCCGCGTCGTCCACTGGTCCATCTGTATCAATGAACTCTTCATACACATCTCGGCTGGCATCAATATCAATTCCCCCGTCCATATCAGCTTGGACATGCTCATATGTGTGAGTAGACCCTCCCACATCATGTGTATTGGTGGCGCCCACCACTTCGGTGTTGTCCAAATGATCTATTGCACATGGTTGATTATTGTAGGGGAAAGGCGTGGCATAGGCAAAGGGAGGATGCACGTCAACCGACAATGAGTGTGGCTCTTCCACCCCACTGGCATGCTGTGAACTTGCACTACCATGGAACCCAACAGCCTCAACAGTTACATACAAGTCAGACGCTATGAACTGGGGGGTCCGCTTAATCACTGCCCACATCATGTCCACGTCAGCATCGCAACCCAACGGATTTGAGTTGTAGACAACCTGAGTACTCACAAGTATCTGGGGGGCACGGTACACAATGGATATCTTATGTGACTCCTTGTCCAACCGTAGAGCTTCCATTATCTTCCGGTGCATTTTTCTCAAGTGTGTTCCCCATTTCAACTCAATGAACTTCTGCTTCACTGACTCGCCTTTATAGGACAGCCCATGCAAGTCATGGAAATACTGTTCCCCATCATAGTAAACGTAGAAGCAGTGACGACCCATGGCAGACCTGGATAAGGACAATTAATTGTGGTTATCATGCAGAAGATAGGGGGTTATGTTAATGCAACAGTAATTACTCTTTTACAGATGCACTATGATGCTATCCTAATTATAGGTGTACACACTTGATTCGTTTGAACACAAACATTGGCCTTTTAGGGGAGACGTGCCACAACAAAGAATTAGGGTGTTTGTAAACTCGCTTGGTAAGGATGCAATATGGAGTaggaaaatgcaaacatggtCAGCAAAACTTGTTCACCTCGCAGGCTTTCTTTTTCAGAACCCACACAGCAAAGACTTTCAGAACTGAAAGAGCCATACAATTTAAACCTCAGTATACATTACACATCATTAGTGTGTAGTTACGAATGAATGCATATGTCATCATATGAATTCACCGTAcaatgtttgtttatatatatgtttatttagaatgattatatacatatttcccAAAagagttctcaaaaaaaagtattatatacATTACTATATAAAACTCAACATATTTAGGAACAATATGTATACAATGTCActatcacacacacatacacacataagAGCACACAATAATTAATCGTTTCTTGGACAATTTTTTGCAGGATTTTCAATGCACTAACAGTTTTTGCAATTCCTaacaaaaatgtttcaaaaaattggtGCCCTAAGCACATACATTATATGTAAACATAcctatacatgtgtgtgtgtgtgtatatatatatatatatatatatatacatgtgatcATATATGGGTAGGTAGCTTtgtttatatttacatatatttgcatatacatacatacatacatgtatatatatatatatatatatatttccccttatatgtgtgtgtgtgtgtgtgtgtgtgtgtgtatatatatacatatatttgggAATGCCACATATACATCTTATTATATGGGTAAGTACGtttgtctatatatacatatatctatacaatgttttctttatgtatatatatacacacacataatgtCAGAATAAGACAGTTGTAGAAAGCAATCCAAACCCTTAAGTAGTTATGTAAGTCAATCCATTTATAAGTAGTTATGTAAGTGAATATATACCTGTCAGGGAAGATGTGCCAGAACAAAGAAGAAGGGGACCACAGCAACAGCACGCCTGGTGAGGATGCAATAATGACAAGGAAAATGGCAGAAGAGTTAGCAAACTTTGTTCACCTCATAGGCTTTCTTTTTCAGAGACCAGACAGTGAAGGTTTTCAACACAGATAGAGCCAGACACGTGCATGGATTCTGAAATGTGGGGAGGGGGACAACATGACTCGATATTAAGTACATCGATTTTATATAAAACTCGATACCACATAAATCGAGTTACTGTTGACAAGACGTATTGAAATGACGGCATTTCAGAAACTCGGTTAATgagaagtcgagttacatgtaACTCCGCatgctataactcgatttctatg is part of the Quercus robur chromosome 9, dhQueRobu3.1, whole genome shotgun sequence genome and harbors:
- the LOC126699035 gene encoding uncharacterized protein LOC126699035, which produces MGRHCFYVYYDGEQYFHDLHGLSYKGESVKQKFIELKWGTHLRKMHRKIMEALRLDKESHKISIVYRAPQILVSTQVVYNSNPLGCDADVDMMWAVIKRTPQFIASDLYVTVEAVGFHGSASSQHASGVEEPHSLSVDVHPPFAYATPFPYNNQPCAIDHLDNTEVVGATNTHDVGGSTHTYEHVQADMDGGIDIDASRDVYEEFIDTDGPVDDAEVLDVPLIENNEEDCLTIVPIPEWFTSNTWDNINDPSPALGTGHLTSWHKDDHPARGMLFKNKASVQYVLTLYSVEHNKQYKVIKSDTNRLVVRCKNEACLWSIRANCSKKHGMWVISTCKGPHSCSSLQLPTDGRMMDSKFISIALEKYVREDLTRKVRDLRSMLHARHGHDVTMYKVWEAKQKAVARIYGDFDESYAELPRFLAALSDADPDTVTTLKCDPNVPGTCIFNSAFWAFGPCIRGFRHCRPVISIDATHLYGKYKGKLLIAMATDGNNEVYPLAFAVVESESTETWGWFLACLLTYVTDRTNLCIISDRHRGIQSCFDDTTRGYLQPPLTHHRYCLRHLVSNVNTNFNSVALKNLVWNAATANQVRKFENTMDCIKNVNPAAYDYLKEVNQEKWTLVHDHGHRYGAMTTNLSECFNGVLKGARSLPITAMVKFTFYKVNSYFDERRNKTLEKLEEGQVWCKYAYDKFEENQEKAKLHIVRRMSAQQRLYTVETQSSLLNTGGGDHTHRVSLIDMTCTCGKWEANKIPCSHLIAVCAKHNHDATEYMDHFYRLEERYHSYEPIFQPLKDRLEWPEPAERRTVMPNQRLIREKGRPKSTRIRNEMDDEDRELPTSLWIENGPKLKCGLCRQEGHNRRTCPTRNVASTSHGAM